In Spirochaetaceae bacterium, one genomic interval encodes:
- a CDS encoding ABC transporter substrate-binding protein: protein MIFFFNNAPADPVLRELVQDPRLGQAMSLALDRQDFIESLFLGFGRPAQVSPVRGNPMFRQELEDSYAAYDPDQANALLDAMGLEWDANNEFRLRPDGERFTIPLTYYEVFPSVTPGSELASQYWKDIGIHVPTKAMDGGAWWTAFQANEHVLTTWGLGSASVVPSWFFQGFSTTTPTWWRWYQTGGAEGVEPTEAGKRVYELRDIIQSTPSAEERLAASREVFEIQAEHLWVIGVAVDVPSPLVHSRRIGNIGIAKDFYNITVLDGGEQWFFKN from the coding sequence TTGATCTTCTTCTTCAACAACGCGCCGGCGGACCCGGTGCTCAGGGAGCTGGTGCAGGACCCGCGTCTCGGCCAGGCGATGTCGCTGGCGCTCGACCGGCAGGACTTCATCGAGTCTCTGTTCCTGGGCTTCGGCCGTCCCGCGCAGGTGTCGCCGGTGCGCGGCAACCCGATGTTCAGACAGGAGCTGGAAGATTCCTACGCCGCCTACGATCCCGACCAGGCCAATGCCCTGCTCGATGCGATGGGCCTGGAGTGGGATGCCAACAACGAGTTCCGCCTGCGTCCCGACGGCGAGCGGTTTACCATTCCGCTGACCTACTACGAGGTGTTCCCGTCGGTCACGCCGGGTTCCGAGCTGGCGTCGCAGTACTGGAAGGATATCGGTATCCACGTGCCTACCAAGGCGATGGACGGCGGCGCTTGGTGGACGGCGTTCCAGGCCAATGAGCACGTGCTCACTACCTGGGGCCTGGGCAGCGCCAGTGTCGTGCCGTCCTGGTTCTTCCAGGGCTTCAGCACCACCACACCCACCTGGTGGCGCTGGTACCAGACCGGCGGCGCCGAGGGTGTCGAGCCGACCGAAGCCGGCAAGCGCGTGTACGAATTGCGCGACATCATCCAGTCCACCCCGTCCGCGGAGGAGCGCTTGGCCGCCAGTCGCGAGGTGTTCGAGATTCAGGCCGAGCACCTGTGGGTGATCGGCGTGGCGGTGGACGTTCCCTCGCCGCTGGTGCACTCCCGGCGGATCGGCAACA